TCATCGGCATCCCGCCAGAACGTAATATAGCCAGCATCATTACGGCGACTCTCTTGATCATAAGATTCAAATTGACCGGCGAAGTTATTCCAGAGTTCAGAATCACTGACCTTCTCATTCACCAAGTCGACCCCAAACCCGGCATAATAATGCTCTGCCAGTTGATAACTGTTGGTCCAATTCACTTGAGTCCGGTCGGTGACAATCGTACTGCCCGGCTGATTTCCCTTATTCTCACCTTCATCGCGATTAACACCAAGAAGGAGCGAAGATGTCAAACGATCAGCAGCGTAGCTTACCTGGCCGGAAACATTGTAAAACACATAATCAGCCTCATTATTCCCCGGGCTGCCGGTATAATCGTATTCAGTTTGGCCATCATGATAAAAAGCATTCACGACGGCGCGCCATTCATCATTCAGGATAATCCCAAATTCTCCGAGAATATCTTTGCTCTTAAAACCGTCATTATCTTTTTGGTCTTCCAGCCAGGCACCAGAAGAATAATCAGCAACATTGAAGCCATCCGCCTGCTCGAAGTTTCCGGCCACTTTAGCCCAAGTTTGCTCTGTCAAACGGCCGGCAACGCTACCTTTAGTTTGATAATAACCATCGCTCCCCATCCCGGCAGCAACTTGGCCCTGCACATCATCAGGCTGAGCCGTAGTAATAATATTGATCACCCCTGCCGTCGCATCTGCACCATACACCGCAGCACGAGTACCCCGGATGTATTCAATACTTTCAATTCCGGTTAATGGTAGTTGGCTCAGATTAACCCCACCGGCCGTAGCACTCCCGAGACGCACACCATTCATCATAATCAGAACATTCTGGCTCCCGCGAACAAAAACAGTCGTCAGCTGACCGTATCCACCGTTGGCAGCAATGCTCACACCCGGCAGACGCCGTAACACTTCCGCCAGGGATTTGGCCTGAATGGCGTCAATATCTTCTTTGGTGATCACAGAGACAGGGGCAATCACATTTTTAACGGATTGCTCAAATCGGTTGGCTGTTACCACCATGACATCCTCGTCCTGGGCGGCAACAGAAAAAGACGACAGGCACACAGGTGCCAGCGCCACTGCTAAAAGCGTTTTCTTCATTATTTAGATACCTTAAGTCGCGTTAATTACAAAGCAAACTCTTGCTCAGTACCACGGGTCGGTCTTCGGACTTAAGAGCATGGTTGAACAACCACCTAGGCAACAACTTCCCACTTCACTGTCAACGGCTTTGCACCGTCTCTCGAAGCAGTGTTCGGAACTAACGTCCATGTGCTTTCGTTCTCTCTCACCGCTGCGCGTCAGTCACGGATTTTCACCGTGTTCCCTACCTGAATTCAGGTAAACCCGTGCAGGGCGAATGCTAGTTATCCTCATGATGAATGTCTAGTTTTGTTTGTTATGGAATATGACAATACGTTTCGGGCAACACTTTTATCCGTCTCAACACTGGACATCAGTCAACAATGCAATAAAATCTGCGCTCTTATTTTGAGCAGTTTGAGGCACCCAACATGGCATCCACCGACATCAATCCGGCTGAGTACCAGGCACAGCTAGATGAAAAGGCAGCGCGTATTCAAAATATCTTCGCGGATTTTGAAACCCCTGAGCTTGAGGTGTTTGCCTCACCTGCCGAGTATTATCGGATGCGCGCCGAATTTCGGGTGTGGCACGAAGGTGACGATCTCTACTACATCATGTTCAACCAGGAAACCCGTCAGAAATACCGGGTGGATCAGTT
Above is a window of Photobacterium sp. TY1-4 DNA encoding:
- a CDS encoding TonB-dependent receptor domain-containing protein; this translates as MKKTLLAVALAPVCLSSFSVAAQDEDVMVVTANRFEQSVKNVIAPVSVITKEDIDAIQAKSLAEVLRRLPGVSIAANGGYGQLTTVFVRGSQNVLIMMNGVRLGSATAGGVNLSQLPLTGIESIEYIRGTRAAVYGADATAGVINIITTAQPDDVQGQVAAGMGSDGYYQTKGSVAGRLTEQTWAKVAGNFEQADGFNVADYSSGAWLEDQKDNDGFKSKDILGEFGIILNDEWRAVVNAFYHDGQTEYDYTGSPGNNEADYVFYNVSGQVSYAADRLTSSLLLGVNRDEGENKGNQPGSTIVTDRTQVNWTNSYQLAEHYYAGFGVDLVNEKVSDSELWNNFAGQFESYDQESRRNDAGYITFWRDADDVQLEASVRYDDNEHYGSYTSWQLGAGWRFVEQMRVTANAGTGFKAPTFNDLYWPSYGNPGLEAEESENYELALEGTHPLLDWRVAVYDNTVSNQIRNQGKGKQLENQDVRVQGIELAASFATGSIHHDVSLDLMDHENESDKKRLKRVPDEALKWNASYLADSYQLEMSYLYQGDSRDTYFNPVTFTNSEVELKNYHLLDLAASYFVTEALTLQGRVANVLDEEYATAYGYNTAERSYYATVSYRF